A single window of Malus sylvestris chromosome 5, drMalSylv7.2, whole genome shotgun sequence DNA harbors:
- the LOC126622629 gene encoding uncharacterized protein LOC126622629, whose amino-acid sequence MDSGLRVLTELANLEEGGSGGGDEAFFMEEDEDDHHRRQKASHSRRVMEAVGQIAKPRRVANLDRKREKREDAFHVLGLIPEQKITASLRMLAYGASADQVDEIARMGKTTVLESLMRFCSAIEALYTNEYLRTPTPRDMRRLLRKGEMRGFPGMIGSMDCMHWTWKNCPSAWQGAYGNRKGAKSIILEADRRSSATRAVGTRWTLQ is encoded by the exons GTGGaagtggaggtggagatgaggctttcttcatggaggaggatgaggatgatcaccatagaaggcagaaggcctcacattcccgccgtgtcatggaagccgtgggtcagatagccaaaccaagacgtgttgcaaacctcgatagaaaaagggaaaaacgag aggatgcttttcatgttctaggtcttattcccgagcaaaaaattacggcatccttgcgaatgcttgcatatggagcatctgcagatcaagtggatgagatcgcgaggatgggaaaaacaactgttttggagtccctgatgcggttttgctctgcaattgaagccctctacaccaatgagtacctccggacacccacgccaagggacatgcgaaggcttctgagaaagggtgagatgcgaggcttccctggcatgattggaagcatggactgcatgcactggacttggaaaaactgtccaagtgcgtggCAAGGAGCATATGGCAACAGAAAAGGAGCCAAAAGCATCATTTTGGAAGCA GACCGAAGATCCAGTGCAACACGAGCCGTTGGAAcgcgatggacgttacaatga